A region from the bacterium genome encodes:
- a CDS encoding alpha/beta hydrolase — MPDQHRFFKTADGLRLAVHTWSPDQRAQAQVILVHGLGEHCRRYEAVARTFTRAGFSVQGLDLRGHGYSAGRRGHAPSYEALVQDLDDLVQQVRLQGPQPLFLYGHSLGGNLVINYLLRRHPGISGAVASSPLLQLTQTPPLWKVKVVNALAAIAPAMTINSNINPRHLSHEKDVVEKYRHDPLVHNRVSLRLVTAMLDAGQWALDHAAEITCPLLLAHGQADPICAPQASRLFAEKAGPLCTLKLWPDCLHELHNEVLCKQTVDYSIRWMLAK; from the coding sequence TTGCCTGATCAACACCGGTTTTTCAAAACAGCGGACGGCCTGCGGTTGGCGGTGCACACCTGGTCTCCGGACCAGCGGGCGCAAGCGCAAGTGATCTTGGTGCACGGCCTCGGCGAACACTGCCGCCGCTACGAGGCTGTGGCACGCACCTTCACCCGGGCAGGCTTCAGCGTGCAGGGGCTGGACCTGCGCGGCCATGGCTACTCGGCAGGTCGCCGTGGTCATGCGCCCAGCTATGAAGCGCTGGTGCAGGATCTGGACGACTTGGTGCAGCAAGTCCGTCTGCAAGGGCCGCAGCCGCTGTTTCTCTACGGCCACAGTTTGGGCGGCAATCTGGTGATCAACTACTTGCTCCGCCGTCATCCAGGCATCTCAGGCGCTGTTGCCAGCAGCCCCCTGCTGCAACTCACCCAAACGCCGCCGCTATGGAAAGTAAAAGTAGTGAACGCGTTGGCCGCCATTGCTCCTGCCATGACCATCAACAGCAACATCAATCCCCGCCATCTCTCGCATGAAAAAGATGTGGTGGAAAAATACCGCCATGACCCGCTGGTCCACAACCGCGTTTCGCTTCGCCTGGTTACCGCCATGCTGGACGCCGGTCAGTGGGCTCTGGACCATGCGGCGGAAATCACCTGTCCATTGCTGCTCGCCCATGGCCAGGCGGATCCCATCTGCGCACCCCAAGCCAGCCGTCTTTTCGCTGAAAAAGCCGGTCCCCTCTGTACCCTGAAACTTTGGCCGGATTGCCTGCATGAACTTCATAATGAAGTGCTATGCAAACAGACTGTGGACTATTCGATTCGTTGGATGCTTGCCAAATAA
- a CDS encoding YhbY family RNA-binding protein produces MKHQKGSQKAYLLGLANALKPVVQIGKNGMTPELIAAISQALDAHELIKIKFMEFKEEKKNLSKLIEEQTHAELIGMIGNVAIYYKQNPNPEKRRIPIA; encoded by the coding sequence ATGAAACATCAAAAAGGGTCGCAAAAAGCCTATCTGCTCGGTCTGGCTAACGCCTTAAAACCGGTGGTCCAGATCGGAAAAAACGGCATGACGCCGGAACTGATTGCCGCCATCTCCCAGGCCTTGGACGCCCACGAACTGATCAAGATCAAATTTATGGAATTCAAGGAAGAAAAAAAAAACCTCAGCAAGCTCATCGAAGAACAGACCCACGCCGAATTGATCGGTATGATCGGCAACGTAGCCATCTATTATAAGCAGAACCCGAATCCGGAAAAAAGAAGGATCCCCATTGCCTGA